In uncultured Bacteroides sp., the following proteins share a genomic window:
- a CDS encoding transcriptional regulator produces the protein MFRELDPLLHSQLRLGVMAILMNVEEADFVYLKEKTQSTAGNLSVQLDKLSEAGYIKVEKSFVGKKTHTACRILPLGRKAFASYVQALKDYIG, from the coding sequence ATGTTCAGAGAATTAGATCCGTTACTTCATTCACAACTTCGCCTTGGTGTAATGGCCATTCTTATGAATGTGGAAGAGGCTGATTTTGTGTATCTGAAGGAAAAAACTCAGTCAACTGCGGGTAATCTCAGTGTACAGTTGGATAAACTTTCAGAAGCTGGTTATATAAAAGTGGAGAAAAGCTTTGTTGGAAAGAAAACGCATACGGCTTGCCGGATTTTACCTTTAGGTAGAAAAGCATTTGCAAGCTATGTTCAGGCTCTTAAAGATTATATCGGATAA
- the yajC gene encoding preprotein translocase subunit YajC, whose protein sequence is MNLFVLLQAPSAGGDFLSGGGGTILMMVAMFAIIYFFMIRPQNKKQKEIQNFRKGLEVGQKVITAGGIHGKIKEVKDDSIILEIADNVRIVIDKNSVFAAASDATQANAK, encoded by the coding sequence ATGAATCTATTTGTATTATTACAAGCACCTAGTGCTGGAGGTGATTTCTTAAGTGGCGGTGGTGGAACCATTCTTATGATGGTAGCTATGTTTGCTATAATCTATTTCTTTATGATTCGTCCACAGAACAAGAAGCAAAAAGAAATTCAGAATTTCCGTAAGGGATTAGAAGTTGGTCAGAAAGTGATTACCGCTGGTGGAATACATGGTAAAATTAAGGAAGTAAAGGACGATTCTATTATTCTTGAAATAGCAGATAATGTTCGTATTGTGATTGATAAGAATTCTGTTTTTGCGGCTGCATCAGATGCTACTCAAGCAAATGCAAAATAA
- the coaE gene encoding dephospho-CoA kinase (Dephospho-CoA kinase (CoaE) performs the final step in coenzyme A biosynthesis.): MAIKIGLTGGIGCGKSVVSRLFGIMGVPVYNADNEAKRITSGNNEIRQQLIHLLGEDVFVNGELNKALLATYLFSDPEHAEIVNGIIHPKVKDDFISWASKHNDCPVIAIESAILIEAGFSDAVDKIVMVYAPLELRLERLILRDSTSSKEQILKRIQSQMDDEEKKSLAHFVVVNDEEMPVIPQIIELMKFETL; encoded by the coding sequence ATGGCTATTAAGATAGGTTTAACTGGTGGTATCGGCTGTGGAAAATCTGTAGTCTCCCGTTTGTTCGGAATAATGGGTGTTCCCGTTTATAATGCAGATAATGAAGCTAAGAGAATTACCTCCGGTAATAATGAAATCAGACAGCAACTTATCCATTTACTTGGAGAAGATGTTTTTGTAAATGGTGAGTTAAATAAAGCGTTGCTTGCTACTTATCTTTTTTCCGATCCTGAGCATGCTGAGATTGTGAACGGTATTATTCATCCTAAAGTGAAGGATGACTTTATTAGCTGGGCATCAAAACATAATGATTGTCCAGTTATTGCAATTGAATCGGCAATACTTATTGAGGCGGGTTTTTCAGACGCCGTTGATAAGATTGTAATGGTATATGCTCCGCTAGAATTACGCCTGGAGCGTTTGATTTTGCGTGATTCTACTTCTTCAAAGGAACAAATATTAAAACGTATTCAGAGTCAGATGGACGATGAAGAAAAGAAATCATTAGCCCACTTTGTTGTAGTTAATGATGAAGAAATGCCTGTTATTCCTCAGATAATTGAGTTAATGAAATTTGAAACGCTATAA
- the nusB gene encoding transcription antitermination factor NusB has translation MINRVLIRLKIVQIVYAYYQNGNKNLDTAEKELFFSLSKAYDLYNYLLLLMIELTNFAEKRIDVAKNKLVPSQEDLAPCMKFVENKFIAQLEVNKQLAEFVTNQKKTWTNDPEFIKELFDKIVDSDIYKEYMESSESSYTEDRELWRKIYKNFIMNNESLDQVLEDQSLYWNDDKEIVDTFVIKTIKKFEEKQGANQKLLPEFKDDEDQEFARRLFRRSILNEDYYRHLISENTKNWDLDRVAFMDVIVMQIALAEILSFPNIPVSVSLNEYVEIAKLYSTAKSGGFINGTLDGIVNQLKKDGKLTKN, from the coding sequence ATGATTAACAGAGTTCTTATTCGTCTTAAGATTGTACAAATTGTGTACGCTTACTATCAAAATGGTAACAAAAACTTGGACACAGCTGAGAAAGAGTTGTTTTTTAGCCTCTCGAAAGCCTATGATCTCTACAACTATTTATTGTTGTTGATGATAGAATTGACGAATTTTGCCGAAAAGCGTATTGATGTGGCAAAAAATAAATTAGTCCCTTCTCAGGAGGATTTAGCTCCTTGTATGAAGTTTGTAGAAAACAAGTTTATAGCACAGTTGGAAGTAAATAAACAGCTTGCTGAATTCGTTACTAATCAAAAGAAAACGTGGACTAATGACCCTGAGTTTATCAAAGAATTGTTTGATAAGATCGTTGATTCTGATATATACAAGGAATATATGGAATCGTCAGAATCTTCTTATACAGAAGATCGTGAGTTGTGGCGTAAGATTTACAAGAATTTCATTATGAACAATGAATCTTTAGATCAGGTACTGGAAGATCAGAGCTTGTACTGGAATGATGATAAAGAAATTGTTGATACCTTTGTTATTAAAACAATTAAGAAATTCGAAGAAAAACAAGGTGCTAATCAAAAACTCTTGCCTGAGTTTAAAGATGATGAAGATCAGGAGTTTGCTCGCAGACTGTTCCGTCGTTCAATTTTGAATGAAGACTATTATCGTCATTTGATTAGTGAGAATACTAAAAACTGGGATTTAGACCGCGTGGCTTTCATGGATGTTATTGTTATGCAGATTGCTTTGGCCGAAATTCTTAGTTTCCCTAATATTCCTGTTAGCGTATCTTTAAATGAATATGTGGAAATAGCTAAACTATATAGCACTGCAAAAAGTGGTGGTTTTATTAATGGAACATTAGATGGAATAGTTAATCAATTAAAAAAAGATGGTAAGTTAACGAAAAACTAA
- a CDS encoding HlyD family secretion protein, translated as MMKLKNRLMRNIIVNTICISLAVVAIGWAIHYFRRYYVYEITNDAVVDQYITPISVRVSGYIKEVRFTEHQQVKAGDTLLILDDREFRIKMMDAQAGLMDAEASSDALQSTVNTTRSNVAVSEANIAETKARLWKLEQDEKRYSALLKEDAVSGQQYEQVKSELDAMRARYQALISQKNSAESQSAEAGKKTGSGSAIILRKKAELEMAKLNLSYTVVTAPYDGFMGRRTLENGQLIQAGQTVSNIIRGNEKWITANYKETQIANIYIGQEVRIKVDAFNGKVFHGKVTAISEATGSKYSLLPTDNSAGNFVKVQQRIPVRIDLTDVLPGDKALLRAGMMVETEAKIRK; from the coding sequence ATGATGAAACTTAAAAATCGCTTGATGCGTAATATTATAGTGAACACAATTTGTATTTCACTTGCTGTTGTAGCAATAGGTTGGGCTATTCATTATTTCAGACGTTATTATGTTTATGAAATAACAAATGATGCTGTTGTTGATCAGTACATTACACCAATCAGTGTTCGGGTGAGCGGATATATTAAGGAAGTCAGGTTTACAGAACACCAACAAGTAAAAGCAGGCGATACATTATTGATACTGGACGACAGAGAATTCCGGATTAAGATGATGGATGCTCAGGCAGGACTGATGGATGCTGAAGCTTCTTCGGATGCATTACAATCTACAGTGAATACTACCCGGAGTAATGTTGCTGTTTCGGAAGCTAATATTGCCGAAACCAAGGCAAGGTTATGGAAACTGGAACAGGATGAAAAACGTTATTCAGCACTTCTAAAGGAAGACGCTGTTTCCGGACAACAATATGAGCAGGTGAAAAGTGAATTGGATGCTATGCGAGCTCGTTATCAGGCATTAATAAGCCAGAAGAATTCCGCTGAGTCACAATCGGCCGAGGCGGGTAAGAAAACAGGAAGTGGTTCGGCTATTATTTTAAGGAAGAAGGCGGAACTGGAAATGGCTAAACTGAATCTGTCATACACGGTAGTAACTGCTCCTTATGATGGTTTCATGGGAAGAAGAACTTTGGAGAACGGACAATTAATTCAGGCGGGGCAAACTGTTTCAAATATAATCCGTGGAAATGAGAAATGGATTACAGCAAATTATAAAGAGACTCAAATAGCTAATATCTATATAGGACAGGAGGTAAGAATAAAGGTGGATGCATTTAATGGAAAAGTATTCCACGGAAAGGTTACAGCTATAAGTGAGGCTACAGGATCTAAGTATTCTCTTTTACCAACCGATAATAGTGCCGGCAATTTCGTGAAGGTGCAGCAACGCATTCCAGTCCGGATTGACCTGACAGATGTTCTTCCAGGTGATAAAGCTTTGTTACGTGCAGGAATGATGGTGGAAACCGAAGCAAAAATCAGGAAGTAA
- a CDS encoding MFS transporter — MGKKHDIPLRKWVPYWMGIVITFVVMVPVMLLNGTYTGSSVDISSSLGVLTEDISMAFFATTAGMVVAYPLYSKVRPITTTKTIILSNLTLQILLAFICGRTAHIELLTLCSFLIGFLRAFVIIEIVKILKPFFSKRDIRSEFYAFFYPLVFCLNQISMIVTAALAYHYQWQYMYYLIIGLLLVAIILVLVCFRFGKRQIKIPLKDIDWISVAMISVLLLTIIYVVTYGKIRDWFDDPTILAGSLFIPVLGWFFIRRQRKHENPYLNLGGLLGHKPIIAYFFMAITAVFNSSGLLLSQYSTTVLRIDSVQTNELTLWLFPGYLISAAICYWWFNAQIWRFRVLIFWGMACFVAYFSLLYFGLTPDGTYEFLYLPMVFRGMGAMILFIAFGVFAAEGLHPRLTLVNAFFMITVRGVLSPAIGSSFFSNMLYRFQQKNLMILSEGLDMQNPLSASRYTQSLNSALAQGHPLTEAQQLATQALYNSTQIQALVVSIKQLIGYMLIAAIVIMVISRFTPFHKTLKVAVPRTGEDMV; from the coding sequence ATGGGGAAGAAACATGATATTCCATTGCGTAAGTGGGTTCCTTACTGGATGGGTATAGTTATCACTTTTGTGGTAATGGTTCCTGTGATGTTGCTGAATGGTACATATACAGGATCAAGCGTAGATATTTCCAGTTCCCTTGGTGTGTTGACTGAAGATATATCAATGGCTTTTTTTGCTACTACAGCAGGAATGGTAGTTGCTTATCCGCTTTATTCGAAGGTGAGGCCAATTACAACAACCAAAACTATTATATTATCGAATCTTACTTTGCAAATATTACTGGCTTTTATTTGCGGACGAACAGCTCACATTGAATTGCTTACTTTGTGCAGCTTCCTTATTGGGTTTTTGCGTGCATTTGTCATTATTGAAATAGTTAAGATTCTAAAACCATTTTTCTCTAAACGGGATATTCGGTCGGAATTTTATGCATTCTTTTACCCACTCGTATTTTGCCTTAACCAGATATCCATGATTGTTACCGCAGCATTGGCTTATCACTATCAGTGGCAATACATGTATTACTTGATTATAGGATTGCTGTTAGTCGCTATTATTTTGGTATTGGTATGTTTCCGATTTGGGAAAAGACAGATAAAGATTCCTCTCAAGGATATTGACTGGATAAGTGTGGCCATGATTTCTGTTTTGTTGCTGACTATTATCTATGTGGTTACTTACGGGAAAATAAGAGACTGGTTTGATGATCCAACAATTTTAGCTGGTTCGTTATTTATACCAGTTCTTGGATGGTTTTTCATCAGAAGACAGCGCAAGCATGAAAACCCTTATCTTAACTTAGGAGGGCTTTTAGGGCATAAACCTATTATTGCTTATTTCTTTATGGCAATAACAGCTGTGTTTAATTCCTCGGGTTTACTTCTCAGTCAGTACTCAACAACAGTATTGCGCATTGATAGTGTGCAAACAAATGAGCTGACTCTTTGGTTATTCCCAGGTTATTTAATTTCTGCAGCTATTTGTTACTGGTGGTTTAATGCTCAAATCTGGAGGTTTCGGGTACTTATCTTCTGGGGAATGGCCTGTTTTGTGGCATATTTTTCACTGCTTTACTTCGGACTCACCCCTGATGGAACATATGAATTCCTTTATCTTCCAATGGTATTCCGAGGGATGGGGGCAATGATCCTCTTTATCGCTTTCGGTGTATTTGCAGCAGAAGGATTGCATCCACGTTTGACACTTGTAAACGCTTTTTTTATGATTACTGTTAGAGGCGTGTTATCTCCGGCTATTGGTAGTTCTTTCTTTAGTAATATGCTTTATCGCTTTCAGCAGAAGAACCTGATGATTCTATCTGAAGGATTGGATATGCAGAATCCTTTGTCTGCATCCCGATATACTCAAAGTCTGAATAGTGCATTGGCACAAGGCCATCCTTTGACAGAAGCTCAGCAATTGGCTACCCAGGCATTATATAATAGTACCCAGATACAGGCGCTGGTAGTTAGTATTAAACAGTTGATAGGATATATGCTTATTGCTGCTATTGTAATTATGGTAATTTCCCGTTTTACTCCATTCCATAAGACATTGAAAGTCGCTGTTCCAAGAACAGGCGAGGATATGGTTTAA
- a CDS encoding MarR family transcriptional regulator, translated as MDKTESLREFMQTILQTRASFKQAIQRSLRKHNIDITYEMLQVMACLWKHEGVNQQELADKTFKDKASLTYLINNLEKRGLVVRQEDPNDRRNKLIMVTERGHVWQEKMQPLINKIHEFAAERIDMENIEDHITFLRKLDNEFKNIQ; from the coding sequence ATGGATAAAACAGAATCATTGCGAGAATTTATGCAGACAATCTTGCAAACTAGAGCTTCTTTTAAACAAGCTATACAAAGAAGTTTAAGGAAACATAATATAGACATAACATATGAGATGCTGCAGGTTATGGCTTGTCTTTGGAAACATGAAGGGGTTAACCAACAAGAATTGGCAGATAAAACATTTAAGGATAAAGCCAGCCTTACTTACTTAATCAATAATCTCGAAAAGAGGGGGCTTGTTGTGAGGCAGGAAGATCCTAATGATAGGCGAAATAAGCTGATTATGGTGACAGAGCGTGGACATGTATGGCAAGAAAAAATGCAGCCGTTGATAAATAAAATACATGAATTTGCAGCTGAACGAATTGATATGGAAAATATAGAGGATCATATAACTTTTTTACGGAAACTAGACAATGAGTTTAAAAATATTCAATAA
- a CDS encoding glycoside hydrolase family 97 catalytic domain-containing protein, which yields MKKILSLTLLMLFFVVLSSFSKNVLTSPDTRLKSSVYIKQGKPFCKLTMDGTPIVNEISLGIKLTTGDFTSDLKLVESSKPNFSEDNYNLTVSKIRDIKTKANTSVYTFINSAGKKIKIEFRLANDGLDFRYLIDGNSKATVLEEATAFQISKNASGFLHPMSKAHTSWARTNPSYEENYAVDVPVTTVSKDKQGWCFPALFKLSSKASKSPYWFMLSETGTDGNYCGTHLADATTEGLFKIAYPEAEQNLGTDPVYPTFMLPFATPWRMIVVGDNLKKIVESTMATDLVKPKYKAKYNYKPGKASWSWLVLKDNNTTYEVQRQFIDMAAQLKFEYCLIDALWDTKIGRERMKELADYAKTKNVSLILWYNSNGKWNDANQTPKDKMDTRDIRREEMKWMQSIGVKGIKVDFFGGDKQATMKLYEDILTDANDFDITVNFHGTTLPRGWERMYPNFVTAEAVKGMEFCTFGQEAENLRPQHACVLPFVRNAVAPMDFTPLILNPTLGEKKGSGPVRRTTDAFELALPVIFFSGVQHLGLVPQNLQDYPPFVANYLSAVPNVWDETRLIDGYPGKLVVMARRSGAHWFVAAINGENSDKAITLDLSFIKEKQLNCITDSPDGKLTDSIIVPGKSVTFKLKAHGGLVMY from the coding sequence ATGAAAAAGATTCTCTCATTAACCTTATTAATGCTTTTTTTCGTTGTTCTTTCTTCTTTCTCGAAAAATGTATTGACAAGTCCTGATACCAGACTAAAGTCATCTGTTTATATCAAACAGGGGAAACCTTTCTGCAAACTAACCATGGATGGAACTCCAATTGTGAATGAAATATCGCTGGGGATAAAACTGACAACAGGAGATTTTACGTCCGATTTGAAATTAGTGGAGTCTTCAAAACCCAACTTCTCAGAGGATAATTATAATCTGACGGTGAGTAAGATAAGAGACATAAAGACCAAAGCAAACACATCCGTTTACACTTTCATAAACTCTGCCGGGAAAAAGATAAAAATAGAATTCCGCCTGGCAAATGATGGTTTGGATTTCCGCTATTTAATTGATGGAAACAGTAAAGCTACAGTATTAGAAGAGGCAACAGCTTTTCAGATATCTAAAAATGCTTCCGGTTTCCTGCATCCCATGTCGAAAGCTCATACTAGCTGGGCGCGTACTAACCCCAGTTATGAAGAGAATTATGCGGTTGATGTGCCGGTAACAACTGTTTCAAAAGATAAGCAAGGCTGGTGCTTTCCTGCTTTGTTCAAACTCTCTTCAAAAGCTAGTAAATCTCCTTATTGGTTTATGCTGAGTGAAACCGGAACTGATGGCAATTATTGTGGTACACACCTTGCAGATGCAACTACCGAAGGTTTGTTTAAGATAGCTTATCCCGAAGCAGAACAAAATCTGGGTACTGATCCGGTTTATCCAACTTTTATGCTTCCTTTTGCAACTCCATGGAGAATGATTGTTGTGGGAGATAACCTGAAGAAGATAGTGGAATCTACCATGGCTACTGATTTAGTAAAACCAAAGTATAAGGCAAAATATAACTATAAACCGGGCAAAGCTTCCTGGAGCTGGCTGGTTCTGAAAGATAATAATACGACTTACGAAGTGCAACGCCAGTTTATTGATATGGCGGCTCAGCTTAAATTTGAATATTGCTTGATTGATGCATTGTGGGATACTAAAATAGGCCGTGAAAGAATGAAAGAATTGGCCGATTATGCAAAGACAAAGAACGTATCTCTTATTCTTTGGTACAATTCCAATGGGAAGTGGAATGATGCGAATCAAACTCCAAAGGATAAAATGGATACCCGGGACATTCGCAGAGAAGAGATGAAATGGATGCAAAGCATAGGAGTGAAAGGTATCAAGGTTGACTTCTTTGGAGGAGACAAGCAAGCTACCATGAAACTTTATGAAGATATTCTCACTGATGCCAATGACTTTGATATTACTGTAAACTTCCACGGAACAACCCTTCCTCGTGGATGGGAGAGGATGTATCCTAATTTTGTTACAGCGGAAGCCGTGAAGGGAATGGAATTTTGCACCTTTGGTCAGGAAGCGGAAAACTTAAGACCACAGCATGCTTGTGTTTTGCCTTTTGTTCGTAATGCTGTAGCTCCAATGGACTTTACTCCACTTATTCTTAATCCTACTTTAGGAGAGAAAAAAGGATCCGGACCAGTTCGCCGCACTACGGATGCTTTTGAACTGGCTTTGCCTGTAATCTTTTTCTCCGGCGTTCAGCATCTGGGACTTGTTCCTCAGAATCTACAGGATTATCCTCCTTTTGTGGCCAATTATTTATCTGCTGTTCCAAATGTTTGGGACGAAACCCGATTAATTGATGGTTATCCCGGAAAATTGGTTGTAATGGCGCGCAGAAGCGGTGCCCATTGGTTTGTTGCAGCTATTAACGGAGAAAACAGCGATAAAGCAATTACTCTGGATCTTTCTTTTATAAAAGAGAAACAACTGAATTGCATCACCGATTCTCCAGATGGAAAGCTTACTGATTCAATTATTGTTCCAGGAAAGTCTGTTACTTTTAAGCTGAAAGCTCACGGTGGACTGGTGATGTATTAA
- a CDS encoding DUF5606 domain-containing protein, whose amino-acid sequence MLKTILSISGKPGLYKLISQGKNMLIVESISEDKKRFPAYGNEKVISLADIAMYTDDAEVPLREVLSAVLKKENGEVASIDVKKSTSDQLRAYFAEILPDFDRDRVYVTDIKKLVCWYNILVTNGITDFAAEEVAEPEAE is encoded by the coding sequence ATGTTGAAGACTATTCTGTCTATCTCGGGTAAGCCGGGCTTGTATAAGTTAATTTCTCAGGGAAAAAATATGTTGATTGTTGAATCAATTTCAGAAGATAAAAAACGTTTCCCTGCTTATGGTAATGAAAAAGTGATTTCTTTGGCTGATATAGCAATGTATACAGATGATGCAGAGGTACCTTTGAGAGAAGTTCTTTCTGCTGTGCTAAAGAAAGAAAATGGTGAAGTTGCATCTATTGATGTTAAGAAGTCTACTTCCGATCAGTTGCGTGCTTATTTCGCTGAGATCCTTCCGGATTTTGATCGTGACCGTGTATATGTTACTGATATTAAGAAACTTGTTTGTTGGTATAACATTTTAGTTACTAATGGCATTACTGATTTTGCTGCTGAAGAGGTAGCTGAACCAGAAGCAGAATAA
- a CDS encoding TolC family protein — translation MSLKIFNKYFLIILFIFNATVQAQDVHLLGINDLFKLGIENSLKVKADKVNENIAVDEEATAKTGLLPDITVGLIGGYIGDPTVFKQGLTDAVHPYMPDWSQSYNVEVVQPLYRGGKIKRSIEKAALQKELAQLTARKDIAEMKLVLIGRYLDLFRLYKQQEVMNRNIEEAKQRLHDIQQMKKQGMVTGNDLIRSELQLTNYNLTLREVEDNIRISSQQLDIALGLNEDLLLKPDNNLLEQPLSLTSYEEYVQQASSQYPELRLAENGIKLARKNEEMVRADNLPSLSLRAANTLARPITTTSPAQDMYLNSWNVSLVLSYKLSGLYQNKKKVSAAKHSVTLQQIQREQQEQNIRTGIKSAFIRHKEATDRVDALTLSVEQANDNYRIVYNKYKNKLAVLTDILDASGVKLEAEMQLTTAKANVMYTYYQLLRASGNL, via the coding sequence ATGAGTTTAAAAATATTCAATAAATACTTTCTTATAATTTTATTTATCTTTAATGCAACCGTTCAGGCGCAAGACGTTCATCTCCTTGGAATTAATGACCTCTTTAAACTTGGAATTGAAAACAGCCTGAAGGTAAAGGCGGACAAGGTAAATGAGAATATAGCAGTTGATGAAGAGGCTACGGCCAAAACCGGCTTATTACCGGATATTACAGTAGGCTTAATCGGTGGATATATTGGAGATCCAACAGTTTTTAAGCAAGGACTGACTGATGCTGTTCACCCTTATATGCCGGATTGGAGCCAAAGCTATAATGTGGAGGTTGTGCAACCTTTGTATCGTGGAGGTAAGATTAAACGTTCCATTGAGAAAGCTGCTTTGCAGAAAGAATTGGCTCAGCTTACAGCTCGCAAAGATATAGCCGAGATGAAGCTGGTTTTAATCGGTCGTTATCTGGATTTATTCAGGTTGTATAAACAGCAGGAAGTAATGAACCGGAATATCGAAGAAGCCAAACAGCGGTTGCATGATATACAACAGATGAAGAAGCAGGGAATGGTTACCGGAAATGACTTGATCCGAAGTGAATTGCAACTAACAAATTATAATCTGACTTTAAGAGAGGTAGAAGATAATATCCGGATTAGTTCACAACAGTTGGATATTGCTCTTGGATTAAATGAGGATTTATTGCTAAAGCCGGATAATAATCTGTTGGAGCAACCTTTATCTTTAACTTCGTATGAAGAATATGTGCAGCAAGCCAGTAGTCAGTATCCCGAATTACGGCTGGCAGAGAATGGAATAAAACTTGCACGTAAAAATGAAGAAATGGTGCGTGCAGATAATCTTCCTTCACTCTCTTTACGGGCTGCCAATACTTTGGCACGTCCAATTACTACCACTTCACCAGCTCAGGATATGTATCTTAATAGCTGGAATGTATCATTGGTCTTGTCCTACAAACTTTCCGGATTGTATCAGAATAAAAAGAAAGTCAGTGCTGCGAAACATTCAGTTACCTTGCAGCAAATACAACGGGAACAACAAGAGCAGAATATTCGGACGGGGATAAAAAGTGCTTTCATAAGGCATAAAGAGGCAACCGATAGGGTAGATGCTTTGACTTTGTCTGTGGAACAGGCAAATGACAACTATAGGATTGTTTATAACAAATATAAGAACAAGTTGGCCGTACTGACAGATATACTTGATGCAAGTGGGGTAAAACTGGAAGCAGAGATGCAGTTGACTACTGCGAAAGCCAATGTGATGTATACTTATTACCAATTACTGCGTGCAAGTGGTAACTTATAA
- a CDS encoding YbbR-like domain-containing protein, with product MFSDRSIKFICLKTYRKIRDFLLSENSRKVLIFLFFFLVSSGFWLLQTLKNNFEVELVIPVKLRNIPNDVILTAEPASELHIVVKDKGTTLLNYFWGQNFHPISLNFVDYQNRGSHVIIKSAELESRILSQLSTSTRLISIKPDIDYIYSEGFSKMVPVRFRGRINTSRQYYLTDTIISPDSVLVYAPPSIIESIKCVYTKTTLLDGVSDTVRQGVQLVAIKGAKLVPSSVNLTFPVDVLTEKTLDVPLRGINFPPNKSLRTFPSKVKVTFQVGLSRFKSVRPDAFIFDISYEDLMKNGSEKYKLKLKSIPAGVNYVRIVPDQVDFLIESIPAYGY from the coding sequence ATGTTCAGTGACAGGAGCATAAAGTTTATTTGTTTAAAGACATATAGGAAGATCAGAGACTTTCTGCTTAGCGAAAATAGCAGGAAGGTTCTGATCTTTTTGTTTTTTTTCCTTGTTTCTTCGGGCTTCTGGCTATTACAGACTCTGAAAAATAACTTTGAAGTAGAACTTGTTATTCCTGTTAAGCTAAGGAACATTCCCAATGATGTAATACTTACAGCCGAACCGGCTTCTGAATTGCACATTGTTGTAAAAGACAAAGGAACTACTTTATTGAACTATTTTTGGGGACAAAATTTTCATCCTATTAGTCTGAATTTTGTGGATTACCAAAACCGCGGAAGTCATGTTATTATAAAATCTGCGGAATTGGAAAGCAGAATTTTGTCTCAGCTAAGTACTTCGACCAGGTTGATAAGTATTAAGCCAGATATTGATTATATTTATTCTGAAGGATTCTCAAAAATGGTTCCGGTGAGGTTCAGGGGCAGAATTAATACTAGCCGTCAGTATTATCTTACGGATACTATTATTTCACCTGATTCGGTTCTGGTTTATGCTCCTCCTTCAATAATTGAATCAATAAAGTGTGTTTATACAAAGACAACATTGCTGGATGGAGTTTCAGATACAGTTCGCCAAGGAGTGCAATTAGTCGCAATTAAAGGTGCGAAATTAGTTCCAAGTTCAGTGAATCTGACTTTTCCGGTTGATGTTCTAACAGAAAAGACTCTTGATGTTCCGTTGCGAGGTATTAACTTTCCTCCCAATAAATCATTGCGGACTTTTCCATCAAAGGTCAAAGTAACTTTTCAGGTTGGACTAAGTCGCTTTAAATCTGTTCGTCCTGATGCTTTTATTTTTGATATCTCGTATGAGGATCTTATGAAAAATGGCTCAGAGAAATATAAATTAAAATTAAAATCAATTCCTGCAGGTGTGAATTATGTGCGCATTGTGCCTGATCAGGTTGATTTCTTAATAGAATCGATTCCAGCTTATGGCTATTAA